In Bacteroidales bacterium, one genomic interval encodes:
- a CDS encoding sigma-70 family RNA polymerase sigma factor, producing MEINSNLSEKAKFDLVLVDQAIQGDQKAYAELLDRYKDAIYFMLLKMVNNKSDAEDLTIEAFGKAFKNIHQYTPNYAFSTWLFKIATNNCIDFIRKKKANLISIDNTAEDQEGPISSPTAHLQSSNLDPEEQLIKEQNIKLIQEVVGKLKPRYRKLIELRYFSEFSYEEIADELGLPIGTVKAQLFRARELLFNILKNSPRH from the coding sequence ATGGAGATAAATTCTAATCTATCAGAAAAAGCCAAATTCGATCTAGTATTGGTAGACCAAGCCATTCAAGGTGATCAAAAGGCCTACGCTGAATTACTTGATAGATATAAGGATGCCATTTACTTTATGTTGCTGAAAATGGTTAATAATAAGAGTGATGCAGAGGATTTAACAATTGAGGCTTTCGGAAAAGCATTTAAAAACATCCACCAATACACTCCAAATTACGCTTTTAGCACATGGTTATTTAAAATAGCAACAAATAATTGTATCGACTTTATCCGAAAAAAGAAAGCGAATCTTATTTCCATTGACAATACTGCGGAGGATCAGGAGGGCCCTATCTCATCCCCAACCGCACATTTACAATCGAGTAACCTCGATCCTGAAGAGCAGCTGATCAAAGAGCAAAATATTAAACTAATTCAAGAGGTTGTTGGAAAACTCAAACCAAGATATCGTAAGTTAATTGAATTAAGATACTTTAGCGAGTTTTCATATGAGGAGATAGCAGATGAACTCGGTCTTCCTATTGGAACGGTTAAAGCGCAGTTGTTCAGAGCTCGTGAACTACTCTTCAATATTCTTAAAAATAGTCCCCGTCATTAA
- a CDS encoding glycosyltransferase has translation MREIISNSTIYELVLVSIFIISFLIQLYYYLGIYLKVVLHKNKLEEHLTPRLPISVIICARDEEENLLSFLPSVMEQEYPDFEVVVVNDCSSDNSEYTLEALAKKYDNLRITTIKQDEKFTHNKKLALTVGIKAAKNDWLVLTDADCRPNSKKWLSSIADGFSDNCEIVLGYGGFFEEKGFLNKIIRFDGLFIAMQYLGFALNGRPYMGVGRNLAYRKDLFFKNKGFASHAHLCSGDDDLFINEVAKDSNTRVEFRHDAHTRTIPRDTYERWVNQKRRHLTTSKRYNLLSKIMLSGEITSRILFFGSTIALLAMVYYPWVIGSAFILRWVVQLSIIKGVMNRLSEKKLLLLSLFYDFYSLFFYGGLLLLNRLNPRKPTWR, from the coding sequence GTGAGAGAAATAATTTCAAATTCAACTATTTACGAATTAGTACTAGTTTCAATTTTTATCATCTCCTTTCTAATTCAGCTATATTACTATCTTGGAATTTACCTAAAAGTAGTATTACACAAAAATAAATTGGAAGAGCATTTAACACCTAGACTACCTATTTCGGTAATAATTTGCGCCCGAGATGAAGAGGAAAATTTATTATCCTTTTTGCCTTCCGTTATGGAGCAGGAATATCCTGACTTTGAGGTAGTTGTTGTTAACGATTGTTCGTCTGATAATAGCGAATATACGCTTGAAGCGCTTGCGAAAAAATACGATAACCTTCGGATAACGACAATAAAGCAGGATGAGAAATTTACCCATAACAAAAAGTTAGCCCTAACTGTTGGTATTAAAGCAGCTAAAAATGATTGGCTCGTTTTAACTGATGCGGATTGTAGACCCAATAGTAAGAAGTGGCTTTCATCAATAGCTGATGGGTTTTCTGATAATTGTGAGATTGTATTAGGTTATGGAGGTTTTTTTGAGGAAAAAGGATTTTTAAATAAAATCATTCGATTTGATGGGCTATTTATAGCAATGCAATATTTGGGATTTGCACTAAACGGTAGACCATACATGGGTGTAGGTAGAAATTTGGCATACAGAAAAGATCTGTTTTTTAAGAATAAAGGATTTGCCTCACATGCTCATCTCTGTTCTGGTGATGACGACCTGTTTATCAATGAGGTAGCAAAAGATTCTAACACAAGAGTTGAATTTAGACATGATGCGCATACTAGAACCATTCCCAGAGATACCTATGAGCGATGGGTGAATCAGAAGCGTAGACACCTCACGACTTCAAAAAGATATAATCTATTATCTAAGATAATGTTAAGTGGTGAAATTACCTCCCGAATTTTATTTTTTGGTTCTACAATTGCTTTACTAGCGATGGTTTACTATCCATGGGTTATTGGTAGCGCCTTCATTTTGCGGTGGGTAGTGCAACTATCAATAATAAAAGGAGTGATGAATCGTTTGAGTGAAAAGAAATTATTGCTACTTTCGCTATTTTACGATTTCTATTCGCTCTTCTTCTATGGAGGGTTATTATTACTAAATCGTTTAAATCCTCGGAAGCCAACATGGAGATAA
- the tgt gene encoding tRNA guanosine(34) transglycosylase Tgt — translation MDFILEHTDRSSKARAGKIATDHGEILTPIFMPVGTVGSVKGINHQDLENDINAQIILGNTYHLYLRPGLEVLEAAGGLHKFSSWNRPILTDSGGYQVFSLTENRKLTREGATFRSHIDGSKHKFTPEYVVDIQRIIGADIIMAFDECPPGNSDFEYARKSLDLTQHWLDRCIKQFDSTEPKYGYGQTIFPIVQGCVYPDLRRRAAEYIAELNREGNAIGGLSVGEPAEVMYEMVDVVNEILPKDKPRYLMGVGTPENILEGIALGVDMFDCVMPTRNGRNGMLFTSEGIINIRNQKWKDDFSSIDPNGLSFVDIRYSKAYLRHLFISAEMLGPQIASIHNLGFYLWLVKEAREHILQDDFAAWKNQMVKKLSARL, via the coding sequence ATGGATTTTATACTTGAACATACTGACAGATCGTCAAAAGCTCGTGCAGGGAAAATTGCAACAGATCATGGTGAGATATTAACTCCAATTTTTATGCCTGTTGGCACGGTTGGAAGCGTAAAAGGTATTAATCATCAGGATCTGGAGAATGATATTAATGCTCAGATAATCTTAGGGAATACCTATCATTTGTACCTACGTCCAGGATTAGAGGTTCTTGAAGCTGCGGGCGGTTTACATAAATTTTCGAGCTGGAATCGTCCAATCCTTACGGATAGTGGTGGGTATCAGGTTTTTTCTCTTACCGAAAATAGAAAACTAACACGCGAAGGAGCCACGTTCCGTTCCCATATTGATGGCTCAAAACACAAATTTACACCCGAATACGTCGTTGATATCCAGCGAATTATTGGAGCGGATATTATTATGGCATTCGATGAGTGCCCACCGGGTAACTCCGATTTTGAATATGCACGTAAATCGCTTGATTTAACTCAGCACTGGCTCGATAGGTGCATTAAACAATTCGATAGTACTGAACCCAAGTATGGTTATGGTCAAACTATTTTCCCAATCGTACAAGGATGTGTATACCCTGATTTACGTCGCAGAGCAGCAGAATATATAGCTGAGTTAAACCGCGAAGGGAATGCGATTGGTGGCCTGTCGGTTGGAGAGCCTGCCGAGGTTATGTATGAAATGGTTGATGTTGTAAACGAAATTCTCCCTAAAGATAAACCTCGCTATTTGATGGGGGTTGGAACACCAGAAAACATCCTCGAAGGAATTGCTCTTGGGGTGGATATGTTTGACTGCGTTATGCCAACCAGAAATGGTAGGAACGGCATGCTTTTTACTAGTGAAGGGATTATAAATATTCGCAACCAAAAATGGAAGGACGATTTTTCATCAATTGATCCAAATGGTCTATCTTTTGTTGATATAAGATATTCCAAAGCATATTTAAGGCATCTATTTATTTCGGCTGAAATGCTTGGCCCACAAATTGCAAGTATTCATAATTTAGGATTTTACCTTTGGCTGGTAAAAGAGGCTCGCGAACATATTTTGCAAGATGATTTTGCAGCATGGAAAAATCAAATGGTTAAAAAATTATCAGCGCGATTATGA
- a CDS encoding YjgP/YjgQ family permease yields MREKYRLKTIDYYIIRKFIGTYLFAIALIVGIAVVFDISEKLDDFMEKKPPLSYIVFKYYLNFIPYFANLFSSLFTFIAVIFFTSKMAYNTEIIAILSSGVSFKRLMYPYFISATIIAVFSFFLTSFIIPPANRVRLDFENTYIKRPFQNSDHNIHKQVRPGVFVYMEAYNSFSQTGYKFSLEHFVDGKLQSKLMSDYARWDSTKGKWAVQNYYIRTYLAEGQDIKKGERIDTSIFITPKDFTMRTSVVETMNLFQLNEFIDQQRLQGADTIDVFLIEKHSRLAFPFSTFILTLIGVSLSSRKVRGGIGLHIGLGLAISFSYILFMRFSTMFAVGGSLTPLSAVWIPNILFAIIAVGLYRMAPK; encoded by the coding sequence ATGAGAGAAAAATACAGATTAAAAACAATTGACTATTACATAATTCGTAAGTTTATTGGAACTTATCTGTTTGCTATTGCTCTTATAGTAGGTATTGCAGTAGTTTTTGATATTTCAGAGAAATTGGATGATTTCATGGAAAAGAAACCTCCACTGAGTTATATCGTATTCAAATACTACCTTAACTTCATACCCTATTTTGCTAACCTATTCAGCTCACTATTTACTTTTATTGCAGTTATTTTCTTTACATCGAAAATGGCCTATAACACTGAGATAATTGCAATTCTTAGCAGTGGTGTCAGCTTCAAACGGCTGATGTACCCATACTTTATTTCAGCAACAATTATCGCTGTCTTTTCATTTTTTCTCACAAGCTTTATTATACCGCCAGCAAATCGAGTGAGGCTAGATTTTGAGAATACTTACATAAAAAGGCCTTTTCAGAATAGCGATCACAACATCCATAAGCAGGTTCGCCCAGGGGTTTTTGTATACATGGAAGCCTATAACTCATTTAGCCAAACTGGCTATAAATTCTCTCTTGAACATTTTGTGGATGGAAAATTACAGTCAAAGCTAATGTCGGACTACGCACGATGGGATTCTACTAAGGGAAAATGGGCAGTTCAAAACTATTACATAAGAACATATCTTGCAGAAGGTCAGGATATTAAAAAAGGAGAAAGGATTGATACTTCTATCTTTATTACCCCCAAAGATTTTACAATGAGAACAAGCGTTGTTGAAACCATGAATCTTTTCCAATTAAATGAATTCATAGACCAACAGCGCCTTCAAGGTGCCGATACCATTGATGTGTTTTTAATAGAAAAACACAGCAGACTTGCATTCCCTTTCTCAACCTTTATTTTAACGTTAATAGGAGTATCCCTATCGTCCCGAAAGGTAAGAGGTGGTATAGGTTTACATATTGGTCTTGGTTTAGCTATTAGCTTCTCTTACATCCTCTTCATGCGATTCTCCACCATGTTTGCCGTTGGTGGTTCATTAACCCCACTCTCTGCGGTTTGGATCCCAAATATTCTATTTGCTATTATAGCAGTTGGGCTTTACAGAATGGCACCAAAATAA
- a CDS encoding protein-L-isoaspartate(D-aspartate) O-methyltransferase, with protein sequence MQDSYRHKGLRKNLVEEIRLKGISDQRVLDAINRVPRHFFMDSGFINFAYKDSAFPIGAGQTISQPYTVAFQTQLLSIQPHEKVLEIGTGSGYQTAVLIEMGANVFTIERQKELYLKAKALLERMGYRPHLFYGDGYLGMPSYGPYNKIIITAGTPEIPEKLIEQLDIGGKLIAPVGDNTSQVMTLVEKISATESKITKHGNFIFVPLLKGVKQ encoded by the coding sequence ATGCAGGATTCATACAGACATAAAGGGCTCAGAAAGAATTTGGTTGAAGAAATTAGGTTGAAAGGAATTTCTGATCAACGAGTTTTAGATGCAATAAATCGTGTGCCTCGCCATTTCTTTATGGATAGCGGTTTTATCAACTTTGCATATAAAGATTCTGCTTTCCCTATTGGTGCTGGACAAACAATATCACAACCCTACACGGTTGCTTTTCAAACCCAACTATTGAGCATTCAACCCCACGAAAAAGTGCTCGAAATTGGTACCGGTTCAGGGTATCAAACAGCAGTTCTTATTGAAATGGGGGCAAATGTTTTTACCATTGAAAGGCAAAAGGAATTATATTTAAAAGCAAAAGCGTTGCTTGAAAGAATGGGTTATCGTCCACATCTCTTTTATGGGGATGGATATCTTGGAATGCCTAGCTACGGGCCTTACAATAAAATTATTATCACTGCCGGAACGCCTGAAATCCCTGAGAAACTAATTGAACAACTGGATATTGGAGGGAAATTAATAGCTCCTGTTGGTGACAATACTAGTCAAGTAATGACTTTAGTAGAAAAAATTAGTGCCACTGAAAGTAAGATAACTAAGCATGGAAACTTTATCTTTGTTCCCTTATTAAAAGGGGTAAAACAATAG
- a CDS encoding MBL fold metallo-hydrolase: MVQIKQLILNPFQENTYIIYDETKEAVIIDAGCHTQSGIDEVKNFVGKENLKIKYLLITHGHIDHIIGLQPLKEIYQVECLAHADELALIKSIPAQALMFGFEMDKAPVIDKTFKDGDKITFGNSCIEVIHTPGHSKGGVCFLLREPKILISGDTLFQGSIGRTDLGGNYETLISSIINKLIPLGDDVVVYPGHGDSTTVGYEKKHNPFLR, from the coding sequence ATGGTACAAATCAAGCAGTTAATTCTTAATCCTTTTCAAGAGAATACTTACATTATTTACGATGAAACCAAAGAAGCAGTTATTATTGATGCTGGTTGTCATACCCAGTCGGGTATTGATGAGGTTAAGAATTTTGTCGGTAAAGAAAATCTAAAGATTAAGTACTTATTAATCACACATGGACATATCGACCATATTATAGGGCTTCAACCACTTAAAGAAATATATCAAGTTGAATGTCTCGCTCATGCCGATGAACTTGCACTGATTAAATCAATTCCTGCACAGGCGCTTATGTTTGGATTTGAGATGGATAAAGCACCAGTAATTGACAAAACTTTTAAGGATGGCGATAAAATTACTTTTGGAAACTCATGTATTGAAGTAATACATACGCCCGGTCACTCAAAGGGTGGAGTTTGCTTTCTGCTTCGTGAGCCAAAAATTCTTATCTCTGGTGACACCCTTTTCCAAGGATCTATTGGTCGAACTGATTTAGGAGGAAACTATGAAACATTAATTTCGAGTATTATTAATAAACTTATTCCGTTGGGTGACGATGTTGTGGTCTACCCTGGACATGGCGATTCCACAACTGTTGGGTATGAAAAAAAGCACAATCCGTTCCTCCGATAG
- the gcvP gene encoding aminomethyl-transferring glycine dehydrogenase encodes MITDSFVSRHIGPRDHELDEMLKVIGVSTLDELINQTVPTNIRLKRPLNLPAPITEHEYLNKINALAAKNKIFRSFIGLGYYGTATPAVIMRNIFENPSWYTSYTPYQAEISQGRLEALLNYQTMVMDLTGMQIANASLLDESTAAAEAMIMMHNLRSRQAVKDGKNVIFVDRDIFPQNLEVIITRAKPLGIEVVTGCYSQYTYTGKEFGAIVQYPSAKGTVRDYAEFTTKAHEAGVLVSVISDLLSLALITPPGEWGADIVVGSTQRFGVPMGFGGPHAAFFATKDEHKRSMPGRIIGVSIDKHGNKALRMALQTREQHIKRERATSNICTAQALLATMAGMYAVYHGQEGIKRIASYTHSAAVIVATELTKLGYTQNVRSFFDTLEISLPASVSLNTIKEKALANKLNFFYKENGSIGISFDELTNVSDINCILTVFAEANGKKATAITAIVESNQIPANLKRKSSYLTEKVFNMFHSETEMMRYIKKLERKDISLTHSMISLGSCTMKLNGAALMLPLSRAEFGSIHPFVPVDQVAGYMEMIHDLEKYLAEITGFAAVSLQPNSGAAGEYAGLMVIRQYHIDRGDTHRNVALIPASAHGTNPASAAMAGMEVVVVACDEKGNINVDDLKAKAEQLKDKLSCFMVTYPSTHGVFEFKIREMMDIIHKNGGLVYMDGANMNAQVGLTSPGEIGADVCHLNLHKTFAIPHGGGGPGVGPIAVTKELAHFLPSHPVVRTGGDKAITAVAAAPYGSASVLPITYGYILMLGGEGLTNATKWAILNANYMATRLKGHYSVLYTGETGRVAHEMILDCHHFKATYDVETGDIARRLMDYGYHAPTLSFPVHETLMVEPTESESKQELDRFVDTLITIKKELDDIKDGKADKVDNVVKNAPHTATEVTANEWNHTYGRQKAAFPLPWIAGNKFWPAVGKIDSGYGDRNLVCSCAPIEEYL; translated from the coding sequence ATGATAACTGATTCCTTTGTTTCACGTCATATTGGTCCTCGCGACCACGAATTAGATGAAATGTTAAAAGTTATTGGCGTATCAACGCTTGATGAACTTATTAACCAAACAGTTCCAACCAATATACGCTTAAAAAGACCTCTCAACCTACCTGCTCCGATAACTGAACATGAGTACTTAAACAAAATCAATGCTTTAGCAGCAAAAAACAAGATTTTCCGTTCTTTTATTGGCTTGGGATATTATGGTACTGCGACTCCAGCAGTAATCATGCGCAATATATTTGAAAATCCAAGTTGGTACACTTCATATACTCCATACCAAGCAGAAATTAGCCAAGGTCGTTTAGAGGCTTTGTTAAACTACCAAACCATGGTTATGGATTTAACAGGTATGCAAATTGCCAATGCCTCGCTTCTTGATGAATCAACCGCAGCTGCTGAGGCAATGATTATGATGCATAACCTTCGTAGTCGCCAAGCAGTAAAGGATGGTAAGAATGTAATTTTTGTTGATAGAGATATCTTCCCACAGAATCTTGAGGTCATCATTACACGTGCAAAACCGCTGGGAATTGAAGTGGTAACAGGATGCTACAGCCAATACACCTACACAGGAAAAGAATTTGGTGCAATTGTTCAGTATCCATCAGCCAAAGGAACTGTTAGAGATTATGCAGAATTTACAACCAAAGCTCACGAAGCAGGTGTTCTTGTTTCTGTAATCTCAGATCTTTTAAGCCTTGCCCTTATTACACCTCCTGGTGAATGGGGAGCTGATATCGTTGTTGGATCAACCCAACGATTTGGTGTTCCAATGGGATTTGGCGGTCCTCACGCTGCATTCTTTGCAACTAAAGATGAGCACAAACGCAGTATGCCGGGTCGTATCATAGGTGTTTCAATCGATAAACATGGCAATAAAGCGTTACGTATGGCTTTGCAAACCCGCGAGCAACACATCAAGCGCGAACGTGCAACCTCAAACATCTGTACAGCACAAGCACTTCTTGCCACAATGGCTGGCATGTATGCTGTATATCATGGACAAGAGGGAATTAAGAGAATTGCTTCATACACCCATAGTGCCGCAGTAATTGTTGCTACCGAACTAACAAAATTAGGCTACACACAGAATGTAAGAAGTTTCTTCGATACTCTTGAGATTTCTCTTCCAGCATCAGTGAGTTTAAACACAATTAAAGAAAAAGCACTTGCAAACAAGTTGAATTTCTTCTATAAAGAGAACGGTAGTATTGGTATCAGCTTCGATGAACTAACCAACGTTAGTGATATTAACTGCATTTTAACTGTATTTGCCGAAGCAAATGGCAAAAAAGCAACAGCAATCACCGCAATCGTTGAATCAAACCAAATACCTGCTAACCTAAAACGTAAAAGCAGCTATTTAACTGAGAAGGTATTCAACATGTTCCACTCCGAAACCGAAATGATGCGGTATATCAAGAAGTTGGAACGTAAAGATATCTCCCTAACCCATAGTATGATTTCATTGGGTAGCTGCACTATGAAACTTAACGGTGCTGCTTTAATGTTGCCACTTAGCCGTGCAGAATTCGGAAGCATCCACCCATTTGTTCCAGTGGATCAGGTTGCTGGTTATATGGAGATGATTCACGATTTAGAAAAATATTTAGCCGAGATAACTGGTTTTGCAGCAGTTTCGCTCCAACCAAACTCTGGTGCAGCTGGTGAATATGCTGGATTAATGGTTATCCGTCAGTATCATATCGATAGAGGCGACACGCATCGTAATGTTGCTCTAATTCCTGCATCTGCGCATGGAACAAACCCTGCAAGTGCTGCTATGGCAGGCATGGAGGTTGTAGTTGTTGCCTGCGATGAAAAAGGGAATATCAACGTAGATGATTTAAAGGCAAAGGCAGAACAGCTTAAAGATAAACTTTCATGCTTTATGGTTACCTACCCATCCACTCACGGGGTATTTGAGTTCAAAATTCGCGAGATGATGGATATTATTCACAAGAATGGTGGTCTAGTTTACATGGATGGTGCTAACATGAACGCACAGGTTGGACTTACCAGCCCAGGCGAGATTGGTGCTGATGTTTGCCATCTCAACTTACATAAAACCTTTGCAATTCCTCATGGTGGTGGTGGTCCAGGTGTTGGTCCAATTGCTGTTACAAAGGAACTTGCTCACTTCCTTCCTTCACACCCTGTTGTAAGAACTGGTGGTGATAAGGCTATTACCGCCGTTGCCGCTGCTCCTTACGGAAGTGCAAGTGTTCTGCCAATTACCTATGGATATATCCTAATGCTAGGTGGCGAAGGTTTAACAAACGCTACCAAGTGGGCTATTCTAAATGCAAACTACATGGCCACCCGCCTAAAAGGACATTACAGCGTTCTTTACACTGGCGAAACTGGACGTGTTGCACATGAGATGATCCTCGATTGCCATCATTTTAAGGCAACCTACGATGTTGAAACAGGTGATATCGCTCGTCGTTTGATGGATTATGGATACCATGCTCCTACCCTATCATTCCCTGTTCATGAAACTTTAATGGTAGAACCAACCGAAAGCGAATCCAAGCAAGAACTAGACCGCTTTGTTGATACTTTAATTACCATTAAAAAAGAGCTTGATGATATTAAAGATGGCAAAGCCGATAAGGTTGATAACGTAGTTAAGAATGCTCCTCACACAGCCACCGAAGTTACTGCCAATGAGTGGAACCATACCTATGGTCGTCAGAAAGCAGCATTCCCACTGCCTTGGATTGCTGGGAATAAGTTCTGGCCAGCAGTTGGAAAGATAGATTCTGGTTATGGTGATAGGAATTTAGTATGCTCATGTGCTCCAATTGAGGAATACTTGTAG
- a CDS encoding response regulator, with the protein MGNKNILIIEDEADMIHRLITELKKHYKVEIAGSVSAAKYLLNESGISFDLIFLDSIMPNYPYSVEETNGGLETGWVLYEKELRDKRIPIVVWTRHTAIFTKPWGGNVHYKEKKDGTNDNQLVDLAKKNIKL; encoded by the coding sequence ATGGGAAACAAAAACATTTTAATTATTGAGGATGAAGCGGATATGATTCACAGACTCATTACGGAACTGAAAAAGCATTATAAGGTTGAAATTGCAGGTAGCGTAAGTGCTGCCAAATACTTACTGAACGAATCGGGAATTTCTTTTGATCTGATCTTTTTGGACTCTATAATGCCCAATTACCCTTATTCAGTTGAAGAGACCAACGGTGGGTTGGAGACGGGATGGGTGCTATATGAGAAGGAACTAAGAGATAAAAGAATACCTATAGTAGTATGGACAAGGCATACTGCAATCTTTACAAAACCATGGGGAGGAAACGTGCATTATAAAGAGAAGAAAGATGGAACAAACGATAATCAACTTGTTGACCTGGCTAAAAAAAATATAAAGTTATGA